The Catenuloplanes niger genome includes a window with the following:
- a CDS encoding LLM class flavin-dependent oxidoreductase, producing MKKIGFLSFGHWRDVPGSQTRSAADSLVQTIELAEAAEELGVDGAFVRVHHFERQLASPFPLLAAIGARTRRIEIGTGVIDMRYENPLYMAEEAAAADLISGGRLQLGISRGSPETALRGAETFGYVADDAAEMARSKAEVFLAAIDGAPVARTDPGRTGGVSGHLAIQPQSPGLRDRVWWGAGSRATGQWAARLGVHLQSSTLLTEDTGVPFDQLQAEQIRLFRAAWAEHGHERAPRVSVSRSVLPITEAIDELYFGAQGHDDQVGLLEGVRSRFGRTYVGEPDRIAAELAADEAVREADYVLFTVPNQLGVEYNARILGTIAAHVAPAIGWKPAGA from the coding sequence GTGAAGAAGATCGGATTCCTGTCGTTCGGGCACTGGCGGGACGTGCCGGGCTCGCAGACCCGCAGCGCCGCGGACTCGCTGGTGCAGACGATCGAGCTGGCCGAGGCCGCGGAGGAGCTCGGGGTGGACGGCGCGTTCGTGCGCGTGCACCACTTCGAGCGGCAGCTCGCGTCGCCGTTCCCGCTGCTCGCCGCGATCGGTGCGCGCACCCGCCGGATCGAGATCGGCACCGGCGTGATCGACATGCGCTACGAGAACCCGCTGTACATGGCGGAGGAGGCCGCGGCCGCGGACCTGATCAGCGGCGGGCGGCTGCAGCTCGGGATCAGCCGGGGGTCCCCGGAGACCGCGCTGCGCGGCGCGGAGACGTTCGGGTACGTGGCGGACGACGCCGCGGAGATGGCCCGGTCGAAGGCCGAGGTGTTCCTGGCCGCGATCGACGGTGCGCCGGTCGCCCGCACCGACCCGGGCCGGACCGGTGGCGTGAGCGGTCACCTGGCGATCCAGCCGCAGTCGCCGGGTCTGCGCGACCGCGTCTGGTGGGGTGCGGGCAGCCGCGCGACCGGCCAGTGGGCCGCGAGGCTCGGCGTGCACCTGCAGAGTTCGACGTTGCTGACCGAGGACACCGGCGTGCCGTTCGACCAGTTGCAGGCCGAGCAGATTCGGCTGTTCAGGGCGGCCTGGGCGGAGCACGGGCACGAGCGGGCGCCGCGGGTGTCCGTGTCCCGCAGCGTGCTGCCGATCACCGAGGCGATCGACGAGCTGTACTTCGGCGCGCAGGGCCACGACGACCAGGTCGGGCTGCTGGAGGGGGTGCGGTCGCGGTTCGGGCGCACCTACGTCGGCGAGCCGGACCGGATCGCGGCGGAGCTGGCCGCGGACGAGGCGGTACGCGAGGCCGATTACGTGCTGTTCACGGTGCCGAACCAGCTGGGCGTCGAGTACAACGCGCGGATTCTGGGCACGATCGCGGCCCACGTCGCCCCGGCCATCGGCTGGAAACCGGCGGGCGCGTAG
- a CDS encoding LLM class flavin-dependent oxidoreductase, with protein MPTPDKPLRKLGFLTIGLFDEDDPAAGHESTLRIIELGERLGFDSAWLRHRHFQFGISSPVAVMAAATQRTRRIELGTAVTPLGWENPVRLAEDWATVDVLSGGRLNPGLSAGPPMRWDVVRDALYPDTADTEDLSYGRAERLLAAVRGDALTDGAVTEGFEAYSNRVQPHSPGLIDRLWYGGGSLRSATWAGEHGMNFLTSSVVFAEGESTDFATVQLEQVRAFRAAHPAGAAARVSQGLVVIPTDSASPEQIATYRAYAEKRLPRTREPQGPRRMMFAPDLVGTSEEIRDMLHAHAAFREIDEVAFALPFSFAHDDYVQILTDIATRLGPALGWRPAS; from the coding sequence GTGCCGACGCCTGACAAGCCGCTCCGGAAGCTGGGATTCCTCACCATCGGGCTGTTCGACGAGGACGATCCCGCGGCCGGCCACGAGTCCACCCTGCGGATCATCGAGCTGGGGGAGCGCCTCGGGTTCGACAGCGCCTGGCTGCGCCACCGCCACTTCCAGTTCGGCATCTCCTCGCCGGTGGCGGTGATGGCGGCGGCCACCCAGCGCACCCGGCGGATCGAGCTGGGCACCGCGGTCACGCCGCTCGGCTGGGAGAACCCGGTCCGGCTCGCCGAGGACTGGGCCACCGTCGACGTGCTCTCCGGCGGCCGGCTCAACCCCGGGCTCAGCGCCGGCCCGCCGATGCGCTGGGACGTGGTCCGGGACGCGCTCTACCCGGACACCGCGGACACCGAGGACCTCTCGTACGGCCGGGCCGAGCGGCTGCTCGCGGCCGTGCGCGGCGACGCGCTGACGGACGGCGCCGTGACCGAGGGCTTCGAGGCGTACTCGAACCGGGTGCAGCCGCACTCGCCCGGCCTGATCGACCGCCTCTGGTACGGCGGCGGCAGCCTCCGCTCCGCGACCTGGGCCGGCGAGCACGGCATGAACTTCCTGACCAGCAGCGTGGTCTTCGCCGAGGGTGAGTCGACGGACTTCGCGACGGTCCAGCTGGAGCAGGTGCGCGCGTTCCGGGCCGCGCACCCGGCCGGCGCCGCCGCGCGCGTCTCGCAGGGCCTGGTCGTCATCCCCACCGACAGCGCGTCGCCGGAGCAGATCGCCACGTACCGGGCGTACGCGGAGAAGCGCCTGCCCCGCACGCGCGAGCCGCAGGGCCCGCGGCGGATGATGTTCGCGCCGGACCTGGTCGGCACGTCCGAGGAGATCCGGGACATGCTCCACGCGCACGCCGCGTTCCGGGAGATCGACGAGGTCGCGTTCGCGCTGCCGTTCTCCTTCGCGCACGACGACTACGTCCAGATCCTCACGGACATCGCGA